In Tenrec ecaudatus isolate mTenEca1 chromosome 4, mTenEca1.hap1, whole genome shotgun sequence, a single window of DNA contains:
- the LOC142445436 gene encoding mas-related G-protein coupled receptor member D-like — protein MVCVTPMSLLVPFPSLGMNRSETSEPNPNATTGTDVLSTDYVVIHGVVLLTCGCGTVGNVWVIWLLAFRVRRNPFCVYVLNLAAADLLILVCQISMVGPEIIFLVKDTEAAEMLRKVKYSAYMMSMSLLVAISLQRCLGVLFPMWYRLHRPQHTSSGVCALLWGLNILVHILASFLCNQFRDSAQPWCSTLKTIGSVLILGILTPLMILSSLVLFVHIWRSSRRWQRRPPRVLVVILTSVLVFLVFSVPCVTHWLTERITVNRWVKNLHVSILHLSMSLSSSANPIIYILVGRKKTKSQREVLGAILDRALQETCEGPSKETSSIAVGDTVSEAQPPSEAAPVSPDLEISLSTRL, from the coding sequence ATGGTCTGCGTGACACCAATGTCCTTGTTGGTCCCCTTTCCTTCTCTAGGGATGAACCGGAGCGAGACCTCCGAGCCGAACCCCAACGCCACCACGGGGACAGACGTGTTGTCCACAGACTATGTCGTGATCCACGGTGTGGTCTTGCTCACCTGCGGGTGTGGCACGGTGGGCAACGTCTGGGTCATCTGGCTGCTGGCCTTCCGCGTGAGGAGGAACCCCTTCTGCGTCTACGTGCTCAACCTGGCCGCGGCGGACCTCCTCATCCTGGTCTGCCAGATCTCCATGGTGGGCCCTGAAATCATCTTCCTGGTCAAGGACACGGAGGCCGCCGAGATGCTGCGGAAGGTGAAGTACTCGGCGTACATGATGAGCATGAGCCTGCTGGTGGCCATCAGCCTGCAGCGCTGCCTCGGGGTCCTCTTCCCCATGTGGTACAGGCTCCACAGGCCCCAGCACACGTCCTCCGGGGTGTGCGCCCTGCTCTGGGGGTTGAACATCCTGGTGCACATCCTGGCGTCCTTCCTCTGTAACCAGTTCAGGGATTCTGCCCAACCGTGGTGCTCAACCTTGAAAACCATTGGGAGCGTGCTCATCCTGGGCATCTTGACACCCCTGATGATTCTGTCCAGTCTGGTCCTCTTTGTCCACATCTGGAGAAGTTCCAGGCGGTGGCAACGGAGGCCCCCAAGGGTGCTCGTGGTCATCCTGACCTCGGTCCTGGTGTTCCTGGTCTTCTCGGTGCCTTGCGTCACTCACTGGCTCACCGAGCGGATAACGGTGAACCGCTGGGTGAAGAATCTGCACGTCAGCATATTACACCTTTCCATGTCCCTGAGTAGCAGCGCCAACCCCATCATCTACATcctggtgggcaggaagaagaccAAGAGCCAGCGGGAAGTCCTGGGGGCCATTCTCGACAGGGCGCTGCAGGAGACTTGTGAGGGGCCCAGCAAGGAGACGTCCTCTATAGCTGTCGGTGATACGGTCTCTGAGGCCCAGCCACCCAGCGAGGCTGCCCCAGTTAGCCCAGATCTGGAGATTAGCCTGTCCACAAGGCTGTGA